Proteins encoded by one window of Tubulanus polymorphus chromosome 7, tnTubPoly1.2, whole genome shotgun sequence:
- the LOC141909260 gene encoding uncharacterized protein LOC141909260, with the protein MDMYARIIVLLWISLVDGFRTHGKSICPQTFVCICISSRKYDPYGPEEALVDCSSMSLITVPPFRDFEGIVIKEILFNNNKIKHINARAFAGLNISLISFSNNPLSHIAPNSFEGIHGLTTLMFGGCSLSDFPNIFRYTPEIVDLSIDRNNITYISPGTFQPLKKLHFLDLSRNPVLFHDHIFGGLEESLRDLKLNGMGLKYIPVNAIKRLKHIDNLELQDNLFTKLTKDTFNGLPKNRFTHYIFDRNGIRHIDPDAFRDHPTPIYLDLHGNKLKRLDFIEEPCHFQSSVIHLHGNPIHCDCRIYNLTKYQQITLHGDCATPTKYRKLPIAHEPELHGKHGSRRSFASFAAAECGDPHPEERIRCPCHHEEPIELLDEHDKQHMHQMSCNNYVLVEANEQSLNRAGNNYVFSMAAVLVLLASMLATTS; encoded by the coding sequence ATGGATATGTACGCGCGGATTATAGTCCTACTATGGATAAGTCTAGTCGACGGATTTCGGACTCACGGCAAGTCGATCTGTCCGCAAACGTTCGTGTGTATTTGTATCAGTAGCCGCAAATACGACCCGTACGGACCCGAGGAAGCTCTGGTCGACTGCTCGAGTATGAGTCTGATCACCGTGCCGCCGTTCCGCGATTTCGAAGGAATCGTCATCAAGGAAATTCTCTTCAATAACAACAAGATTAAACACATCAATGCTCGAGCGTTCGCCGGTTTAAACATTTCGCTGATCAGTTTCTCCAACAACCCGTTATCGCACATCGCTCCGAACTCTTTCGAAGGTATTCACGGCTTGACGACGCTGATGTTCGGCGGATGCAGTTTGTCAGATTTTCCGAACATTTTTCGCTACACGCCCGAAATCGTCGATTTGTCGATCGACAGGAACAACATCACGTACATCAGTCCGGGCACGTTCCAACCGCTCAAAAAACTGCACTTTCTCGACTTGAGTCGAAACCCGGTGCTATTTCACGATCATATTTTCGGCGGTTTGGAGGAGTCGCTTCGAGACTTGAAATTGAACGGTATGGGTCTCAAATACATTCCCGTGAACGCCATCAAACGTTTGAAGCACATCGATAATCTAGAACTGCAGGACAATCTGTTCACTAAACTGACCAAGGATACGTTCAACGGTTTACCGAAAAATCGTTTCACTCATTACATTTTCGATCGTAACGGAATCCGACATATCGACCCGGACGCGTTCCGGGATCACCCGACCCCGATCTATCTCGACCTTCACGGAAATAAACTAAAACGCCTGGATTTTATCGAGGAGCCGTGCCATTTTCAGTCTTCCGTTATTCACCTTCACGGAAACCCGATTCACTGCGACTGTAGAATCTACAACCTGACCAAATACCAACAAATAACTCTACACGGCGACTGCGCCACGCCCACTAAATACCGGAAATTACCGATCGCTCACGAACCCGAGTTACACGGTAAACACGGCAGCAGGCGCTCGTTCGCATCGTTCGCGGCCGCTGAATGCGGCGACCCTCACCCGGAGGAACGCATTCGGTGTCCGTGCCACCACGAAGAACCGATCGAACTACTCGACGAGCACGACAAACAACATATGCATCAAATGTCGTGTAATAATTACGTACTAGTGGAAGCGAACGAACAGAGTTTAAACCGGGCTGGAAACAACTATGTTTTCTCTATGGCAGCGGTGTTGGTATTACTGGCATCGATGTTAGCGACCACCAGTTGA